The Pseudomonas viciae genomic interval ATCCGCCTGAAAAAAAAGCCCCGTTCGGTGACGGGGCTGCGCTTGCGGTTATTTCCTGGTCGGGACTCTGGGCAAAAACTTGGCCTTTTCCCCTCGCTGCACTTTGGCCACCTTCGTCCGGATGGACTTGATCGGCTCGTCGCCAAAGTCTGCATGGTAGGCCGATTGGCCACACTGCAACCCTTCATTGATCGGATACGCGGCTGCGGTCTCCTCGCTGTACGGTGCTCCCATCGCCTTTCCCCTCTCGTCGAGGCCCATACCGGCAACAAACCCATTGCCTGAAAAATATTGACCTTCGATTTCAGACTAGCCGGTCATCTACAGACTTACCGTTCAGAAGGGACCTTACCGACGAATGGATCCATGTTGTTTCAAAAGCGAAACACTCAGTCAGTGCCCAACATCGTCCGGCTTAAAACCCGGGAAACCTGGTCGGCCGAATAGGGTTTGGACAAGAACTCAAAACCACCATGACCGCTGTGAGCCAGCTCCTCGCTGTAACCGGATGTCAGGACCACCGGCAGGTCCTTGCGGCGCTGGCGCAATTCTTTCGCCAAGGCGACACCACTGATCCCCGGCATGACCACGTCAGAGAACACCGCGTCGAATGCCATCGCATCCGGGCCAACCATTTCCAACGCCTCCTCGGCGTTGGTCGCCCAGGCCGTTTCGTAGCCCAGGTCCTGGAGGATCTGGTTGGCAAAACGCCCCACCTCCAGGTTGTCCTCCACGATCAATACCCGACGCCTGCCCTTCTCCAGCACCAGAGGCGTGATTTCCTCCTTGAGGGGCTCATGGTTCTTTTCGGGCGCCACTTCCGGAAGGTACAAAGTAAACACCGTTCCCTCTCCAACCACAGTCGAAACATCGACGTTACCGCCGGACTGCTTGGCAAAACCGAACACCTGAGACAACCCCAGCCCCGTGCCCTTGCCCACTTCCTTGGTCGTGAAAAAAGGCTCGAAGATATGCTCGAGTACGTCTGGGCCAATACCCGTGCCGGTGTCCGCCAGGGCGATGGCGGCAAAAGATTGCCCGGCTCCGGCATGACCGCGGATCGACGGCATGCCGTCGCCGCAACTGAGCCGCAGCCACAGCGAGCCCTGGCCATTCATCGCATCCCGGGCATTCAGGGCCATGTTGATCAGCGCTGTTTCAAACTGGCTCAAATCGGCCCGGATGTAACAAGGCCGGTCGCACAACTCGACAATCACCTGGATCCGCGCGCCCGTGACGGTTTGCAGCATGTCCCCCAGGCTCTGCACTTGTTGGCCCACGTCGATGACTTCCGGTTTCAGGGGCTGGCGCCGGGCAAACGCGAGCAATTGGCTGGTCAACTTGGCGGCGCGGTCCACCGTTTCGGAAACCGCCGTCATGTAGCGTTGACGGCGCTCTGGGGAGAGGTTGGGCAGGCGCAAAAAGTCGACAGAGGAACGGATGATCGTCAGCAGGTTATTGAAGTCATGGGCGACGCCACCAGTGAGCTGGCCGATGGCTTCGAGCTTTTGCGACTGGCGCAGCGCCGCCTCGGTCTGTTTGAGGCGGGTGGTGCGCTCCTCGACCCGCTCCTCCAGCGTCGCATTCAACTCAGCCAAGGCAGCCAGGCCTTCACGCACGGCGGCGTCCGCACGGGTGCGTTCGATGTGGGCCCAGGATCGCTCCGTGACCTCCATCAACAGCGCCAGGTCGTTGGATGACCAGACTCGGGGGGTTTTATCGTGGATGGCCATCAATGCGGTCAAACGCCCGTTCTTGATCAGCGGCACGCAAATGGTGGCCGCGATACCGATCGCCTGGAACGTCGCCGCTTCTTCCGGCGCCAGCTCCTTGAGATTGTCGTTGACCACCAGTGGCTTGCCGGCCCGCAGGTTGGCGACCGCCAGCCGACCGAAATCCGCCAACCGATAATGCCCGACGATATGCGGCGAACCGGCCCTGGCCCAATCGCCACGAATGGTGAAACCGTCCTCGTCCTCATCCATGTCTGCATAGGCGCAGTTGGACAGGTTCAAGTGCGCCGCCAGAATCCGCGTGGTCGTCGCCATGATGGCCTGCGGGTCGGTGGCATTGGCTACGGCATTGCCAATCGCATCCAAGACCGCCAGGCGTTGGGTCATGAACACCGTCGAGGTGGTCTCGGTGACCGTATCCAGCATGCCCACGACCTTGCCAAACTGATCACGAATGGGGCTGTAGCAGAAAGTGAAATAAGCCTGCTCGGGGCCACCGCCGCGCTCGATGACCAGGGGGAAGTTTTCTATGTAAGTCGCCTGTCCGTTAAAGGCGCCCTGCAAGATCGGCGCAATATCGCTCCAGACCTCCTGCCACACCTCGTCAAACCGCCGCCCCAGCGCCTCGGGCTTGTTGCCGAGGATCGGCAGGAACGCATCGTTGTACAAGGTGATCATGTCCGGCCCCCACACAATGGCCTGGGGGAAATGCGAGGCAAGGCTCAGGGCCACGGTGGTCTTCAAGACATCGGGCCACTGATTCGGCGGCCCGAGCGCGGTGGCGTCCCAATCATGGCGGCGTATCCGTTCGGCCACCTCTGCGGTGCTCTGCAGCCAATGTGTCATTGCGATTGATCCTTCTCAGCCGCCAATACAATCAGGGGGGAAGCGATTGTGACCTCAAGCCGGGCCGTATTATCCCGCGTGGAGTGGGAATGCGCGATTGGATTGTGGAAGGTAGGTCGACACCACCGCCCCGCTACGCATCCTGCTCGATGCAGCAACCTACCGAATCCGTTCCGCTACCCAGTTTCTGGAGAACCTGGCGATGCGCGATGAACAGACCATCGACCCCGCGCCCCTTCAAGATCTGGCGCAGCTTTGCTGTATCCCACTGCGTGACGGGGGCGACGTGATGGATGTGATTGCACGACGATTGGATGCGGCGCCGGCAGGTTCCACTTTATAAGCCTGCCACAGGTTCATCGTTTGCTTAAGTGCGCATTACCGAGCTGTAGGTAGAGGACTTTCCAACGTCCCAAACAGCTTCTGATCGATAGCCGCTTGGTATCACACAACACTCGCCCGCTGCAGACTGCTCATATGCCCGACACCCGCCACCTTCAAACGGCTCACCAAATCATCCCGCGCCTCTCGCCCACCAGAACGGACATACTCCAGCTCCGTCGCGGTGATCAACACC includes:
- a CDS encoding response regulator; protein product: MTHWLQSTAEVAERIRRHDWDATALGPPNQWPDVLKTTVALSLASHFPQAIVWGPDMITLYNDAFLPILGNKPEALGRRFDEVWQEVWSDIAPILQGAFNGQATYIENFPLVIERGGGPEQAYFTFCYSPIRDQFGKVVGMLDTVTETTSTVFMTQRLAVLDAIGNAVANATDPQAIMATTTRILAAHLNLSNCAYADMDEDEDGFTIRGDWARAGSPHIVGHYRLADFGRLAVANLRAGKPLVVNDNLKELAPEEAATFQAIGIAATICVPLIKNGRLTALMAIHDKTPRVWSSNDLALLMEVTERSWAHIERTRADAAVREGLAALAELNATLEERVEERTTRLKQTEAALRQSQKLEAIGQLTGGVAHDFNNLLTIIRSSVDFLRLPNLSPERRQRYMTAVSETVDRAAKLTSQLLAFARRQPLKPEVIDVGQQVQSLGDMLQTVTGARIQVIVELCDRPCYIRADLSQFETALINMALNARDAMNGQGSLWLRLSCGDGMPSIRGHAGAGQSFAAIALADTGTGIGPDVLEHIFEPFFTTKEVGKGTGLGLSQVFGFAKQSGGNVDVSTVVGEGTVFTLYLPEVAPEKNHEPLKEEITPLVLEKGRRRVLIVEDNLEVGRFANQILQDLGYETAWATNAEEALEMVGPDAMAFDAVFSDVVMPGISGVALAKELRQRRKDLPVVLTSGYSEELAHSGHGGFEFLSKPYSADQVSRVLSRTMLGTD